The following coding sequences are from one Elusimicrobium minutum Pei191 window:
- a CDS encoding DNA-deoxyinosine glycosylase — MKKSFSFITSKEPKILILGTMPGEESLLRGEYYAHPRNAFWPVLFKCFGAEISAQYKDKKNLIINNNLALWDVLNECERQGSLDSEIKNFTPNKIDVFLRSRKSVRAIFFNGKGAGRFYKRFFAPFEEVKYFYLPSTSPAYAAKSLEEKTALWKQAFYKALI; from the coding sequence ATGAAAAAATCTTTTAGTTTTATAACTTCCAAAGAACCTAAGATTTTAATTTTAGGCACAATGCCGGGGGAAGAGTCTCTTTTAAGGGGGGAATATTATGCCCACCCGAGAAACGCCTTTTGGCCTGTTTTGTTTAAATGTTTCGGGGCGGAAATTTCAGCTCAATATAAAGATAAAAAGAATTTAATTATAAATAATAATCTTGCTTTGTGGGATGTTCTTAATGAGTGCGAGAGGCAAGGCTCTTTAGACAGTGAAATAAAAAACTTTACGCCTAATAAAATAGATGTTTTTTTACGCTCGCGTAAAAGCGTGCGCGCCATATTTTTTAACGGTAAAGGGGCCGGGCGTTTTTATAAAAGATTTTTTGCCCCTTTTGAAGAGGTTAAATACTTCTATCTTCCTTCCACCAGCCCCGCTTACGCGGCAAAAAGTTTGGAAGAGAAAACAGCTTTATGGAAACAGGCTTTTTACAAAGCGTTGATATAA
- a CDS encoding PTS transporter subunit EIIC, which translates to MDYKQLAGQILQIAGGKENITGVSVCMTRLRMGVKNRKIIDVEKIKAIEEVYGIVDNGLQLQVILGPGKAGKVADEFAKLVSMPLGTSSIAYTLREELKEKNQTPAKVMLKKIANIFIPLIPAFVGCGLIMAVNNILIKYAPGWSVTNLSQILSIFGNAVVVGLSVFVGINTAREFGGSPMIGGVMAVILTNPMLADIKLFGENLVPGRGGVIAVLMVVIFASWLEVKIRKLMPNSLDLFLTPVLVILIAGTAALIALQPLGGFLSLGIVQFVNFAIAKGGFVAGYLLSFAFLPLVMLGLHQGLTPIHAQLIEVYGYTVLFPILAMAGAGQVGAAIAVLIKTKNKKLKKTIWSGLPVAVLGVGEPLIYGVTLPLGRPFLAACIGGGFGGAIVASFQVGAFVIGGISGIPLVPLTTMPAVYLAGLFVSYICGFIAAWFIGFEDPVVF; encoded by the coding sequence ATGGATTATAAACAATTAGCCGGACAAATTTTACAAATAGCCGGCGGAAAAGAAAATATAACGGGCGTTTCGGTTTGTATGACCCGTTTAAGAATGGGTGTAAAAAACAGAAAAATAATTGACGTTGAAAAAATTAAAGCCATTGAGGAAGTTTACGGAATTGTGGATAACGGGCTGCAGCTGCAGGTTATTCTGGGGCCCGGTAAAGCGGGCAAAGTGGCTGATGAGTTTGCCAAATTGGTTTCAATGCCTTTGGGGACGTCTTCAATAGCATATACGCTAAGGGAAGAGTTAAAAGAAAAAAACCAAACCCCCGCTAAAGTCATGCTTAAAAAAATAGCTAATATTTTTATTCCGTTAATACCCGCTTTTGTGGGCTGCGGTCTTATAATGGCCGTTAACAATATTTTAATTAAATACGCGCCGGGCTGGAGCGTAACCAATTTATCCCAGATATTAAGTATATTCGGCAACGCGGTTGTTGTGGGATTAAGCGTTTTTGTGGGCATTAATACCGCGCGCGAATTTGGCGGATCGCCAATGATAGGCGGCGTTATGGCCGTTATTTTAACAAACCCTATGCTTGCGGACATTAAACTGTTTGGCGAAAACCTTGTGCCGGGCCGCGGCGGTGTTATAGCTGTTTTAATGGTGGTTATTTTCGCCAGCTGGCTTGAAGTTAAAATACGGAAGCTTATGCCTAACTCTTTAGATTTATTTTTGACGCCCGTGCTTGTTATTTTAATAGCGGGTACCGCCGCGCTTATTGCGCTGCAGCCTTTAGGCGGTTTCCTGTCTTTAGGTATAGTGCAGTTTGTTAACTTTGCCATAGCCAAAGGCGGCTTTGTGGCGGGGTATTTGCTTTCATTCGCGTTTTTGCCGCTTGTTATGCTTGGTCTTCATCAAGGGTTAACCCCGATACACGCGCAGCTAATTGAGGTGTATGGATATACTGTTTTATTTCCTATACTTGCCATGGCCGGCGCGGGCCAAGTGGGCGCGGCCATAGCTGTTTTAATTAAAACAAAAAATAAAAAACTTAAAAAAACAATTTGGTCGGGCCTCCCCGTTGCCGTGCTTGGCGTTGGCGAACCTTTGATTTACGGCGTTACACTGCCATTGGGCAGGCCATTTTTGGCCGCTTGTATAGGTGGAGGTTTCGGCGGCGCTATTGTGGCGAGTTTTCAGGTAGGCGCTTTTGTTATAGGCGGTATATCGGGCATTCCTTTAGTTCCCCTTACAACAATGCCTGCGGTGTACCTGGCGGGGTTGTTTGTTTCTTATATTTGCGGGTTTATCGCCGCCTGGTTTATCGGCTTTGAGGACCCGGTGGTTTTTTAA
- a CDS encoding RecB family exonuclease, whose product MATSKLSFSYSKMTLYRECPQKYKFRYIHKIPEAPKYYFAFGSAMHKALEFIYSVKQPPFPSLEQILDFFDADWRSTSYQDKGYASISKELEGYDEGRRILISYYQKHKDSFFIPLAVEFRTTLDIDNLSLISIIDRVDYFGNGALAITDYKTGKTVQREPDQLYMYQKVMQNSPVLKNIINEKEGKETEVKIEKLSFYHLPSLKVMDFEPAPQKEIDVFWEGVLKTADEIRGKNFNPDPSESKCRWCDYKAMCPVFTGMEFEQFQKTEKPVFSDIPVTNEDILSSKIDELAETGQKYSSLKKEIISLMKQNNYNQHFGSNYKVELKQKEFLDFEDKEKVIEFLKEKNLIKKTLVPTQCSIEALLDDPSVPEDDKARLKELGVNRVSDELQIKKVEK is encoded by the coding sequence ATGGCTACATCTAAACTTTCGTTTTCCTATTCTAAAATGACGCTTTACCGCGAGTGTCCGCAAAAATATAAATTCCGTTATATACATAAAATACCGGAAGCTCCCAAATATTATTTCGCGTTCGGTTCGGCCATGCATAAAGCGCTTGAGTTTATTTACAGCGTTAAACAGCCGCCGTTTCCTTCCTTAGAACAAATTTTAGATTTTTTTGACGCCGATTGGCGCAGCACAAGTTATCAGGACAAAGGCTATGCCAGCATTTCCAAAGAGCTTGAAGGATACGACGAAGGCCGCCGCATTTTAATATCTTACTACCAAAAACATAAAGACAGTTTTTTTATTCCTTTAGCCGTTGAATTTAGAACAACTTTAGATATTGATAATCTTTCCCTCATAAGCATTATTGACCGTGTTGATTATTTTGGCAACGGAGCGTTGGCGATTACGGATTATAAAACTGGCAAAACCGTACAGCGCGAGCCCGACCAGCTTTATATGTACCAAAAGGTAATGCAAAACTCTCCTGTTTTAAAAAACATCATAAATGAAAAAGAGGGCAAAGAAACGGAAGTAAAAATTGAAAAACTTTCCTTTTACCATTTACCGTCATTAAAAGTTATGGATTTTGAGCCCGCCCCCCAAAAAGAAATTGATGTTTTTTGGGAAGGCGTTTTAAAAACCGCCGATGAAATACGCGGCAAAAACTTTAACCCAGATCCTTCCGAAAGCAAATGCCGCTGGTGCGATTACAAAGCAATGTGCCCTGTTTTTACGGGTATGGAGTTTGAGCAGTTTCAAAAAACGGAAAAGCCTGTATTTTCAGATATCCCGGTAACAAATGAGGATATTTTATCTTCAAAAATAGACGAACTTGCCGAAACGGGGCAAAAATATTCTTCTTTAAAAAAAGAAATTATTTCCTTAATGAAACAAAACAACTACAACCAACATTTCGGCTCAAATTACAAAGTTGAGCTTAAACAAAAAGAATTTTTAGATTTTGAAGACAAAGAAAAAGTTATAGAATTTTTAAAAGAAAAAAATCTTATTAAAAAAACGCTTGTACCTACGCAATGCTCAATAGAAGCGCTTTTGGACGACCCTTCCGTACCGGAAGACGATAAAGCCCGCCTTAAAGAGCTTGGCGTTAACCGCGTTTCGGACGAGCTTCAAATAAAAAAGGTTGAAAAATAG
- a CDS encoding LTA synthase family protein has product MQKTPSKIKISLIITAGFAIVFTLARLALLLIYPDYFKELTKTEILFSFLNGLRFDFGIIALFAGPLLLLFNLPVKSKIFLKTVLFLLAFVFIVVTGLLAADIIYFGYSFKHITEEILILGNDAGFIFQYVFSKKLLLLAIIVFAAALIAAVNKMADIYSRAETQNIFKSALTSAVIIILIIFGIRGRILVTNESGTKFARKAIGIADVYLYAANSAAANLTLNGVFTSFHTTRKGKVELVNNFPLNEALENAQNILFEPKDILVNKDFPLMRISPKKTNAGEYNFFVVLLEGWSPFYIDSLQGKNYGVTPNFDNIVKNGVNMTNAYSAGARSIFGFGAAFAGVPMLPSLPVFGYGLELSDITAIGRPFNERGYYTIFAQASHRDSYRMCALASGLLDMQDSFGREDIPVLLPYRENASFGYDYDMLMFTADKVKKHDKFLALTFTAITHDPFTVTLEEFEKYPRGSWENEYLNSLYYADFAIGELIKKAKEDGWFDNTVFIFLSDHGQGQKGRDTIKTRMQIPFVIYAPKILKPQTINYTVSQLDLLPTIYNLAGIESPYTALGKDIFGSDKGRVAFFAEGIDIGLMTDKGALKHSGLGILGAQFTEPDFDVKKAERDLLSLEKAGTSLLKTNKWYLSKP; this is encoded by the coding sequence ATGCAAAAAACACCGTCAAAAATTAAAATCTCCCTAATTATAACGGCGGGATTTGCGATTGTTTTTACTTTGGCGAGGCTGGCTCTTTTGCTTATTTATCCAGACTATTTTAAAGAACTTACCAAAACTGAAATTTTGTTTTCTTTTTTAAACGGGCTGCGCTTTGATTTCGGCATAATAGCTTTATTCGCGGGGCCGCTTTTACTGCTTTTTAACCTGCCCGTAAAATCAAAGATTTTTTTAAAAACAGTTTTATTCTTACTCGCTTTTGTTTTTATCGTTGTTACAGGCCTTTTAGCGGCTGATATTATTTATTTCGGCTACTCTTTTAAGCATATTACCGAAGAAATTCTTATTTTAGGCAATGACGCCGGGTTTATATTCCAATATGTTTTTAGCAAAAAATTACTTTTGCTTGCAATAATTGTTTTCGCCGCCGCTTTAATTGCGGCGGTAAACAAAATGGCAGATATATATTCCCGTGCGGAAACGCAAAATATTTTTAAATCCGCCTTAACCTCCGCAGTAATAATAATTTTAATTATCTTCGGAATACGCGGCAGGATTTTGGTAACTAATGAAAGCGGCACAAAATTCGCCCGTAAAGCCATAGGCATTGCGGACGTTTATTTATACGCCGCAAATTCCGCCGCCGCTAATCTTACTTTAAACGGGGTATTTACCTCTTTCCACACCACAAGAAAGGGTAAGGTTGAACTTGTAAATAACTTTCCTTTAAACGAAGCTTTGGAAAACGCGCAAAACATTCTGTTTGAGCCGAAAGACATTCTTGTAAATAAAGATTTCCCTTTAATGCGCATAAGTCCCAAAAAAACAAACGCAGGCGAATATAATTTTTTTGTAGTCCTTTTGGAAGGCTGGAGCCCTTTTTATATTGATTCTTTGCAAGGCAAAAATTACGGCGTTACGCCTAATTTTGACAATATCGTAAAAAACGGCGTTAATATGACAAACGCTTACTCCGCCGGGGCAAGAAGCATATTCGGCTTTGGGGCGGCTTTCGCTGGCGTGCCTATGCTGCCAAGCCTTCCCGTTTTCGGTTACGGGCTGGAACTTTCTGATATCACCGCAATAGGCCGCCCTTTTAACGAGCGGGGATATTACACAATTTTCGCACAGGCCTCGCACAGAGATTCTTACAGGATGTGCGCTTTAGCCTCAGGCCTTTTGGATATGCAAGACAGTTTCGGCAGGGAAGATATTCCCGTTTTGCTTCCTTATAGGGAAAATGCTTCCTTCGGCTATGATTACGATATGCTTATGTTTACGGCTGATAAAGTGAAAAAACATGATAAATTTTTAGCCCTTACTTTTACCGCAATAACGCATGATCCTTTTACCGTCACCTTGGAAGAGTTTGAAAAATACCCCAGGGGTAGTTGGGAAAATGAATATCTTAACTCCTTATACTACGCTGATTTCGCCATAGGCGAGCTTATTAAAAAAGCTAAAGAAGACGGCTGGTTTGACAATACTGTTTTTATTTTTTTATCCGACCACGGGCAAGGACAAAAAGGCCGTGACACAATTAAAACAAGAATGCAAATACCTTTTGTTATTTACGCTCCTAAAATATTAAAACCGCAAACAATTAATTACACCGTTTCCCAGCTTGATTTGCTGCCCACTATATATAATCTCGCGGGTATTGAAAGCCCTTATACGGCTTTAGGTAAAGATATTTTCGGTTCGGACAAAGGGCGCGTTGCCTTTTTTGCCGAAGGTATTGATATCGGGCTTATGACTGATAAAGGCGCACTTAAACATAGCGGCTTAGGTATTTTAGGCGCGCAGTTTACCGAGCCTGATTTTGACGTAAAAAAAGCGGAAAGAGACCTTCTTTCCCTTGAAAAAGCGGGAACGTCTTTATTAAAAACCAACAAGTGGTATTTAAGCAAGCCTTAA
- a CDS encoding FGGY family carbohydrate kinase, producing MNTEKNYLVLDQGSSGSRVFIVNAEGKTLHKKYRELTPKHLGLNLAEYDGEELLLQQFNLLEEIMQQNPGGKIKSMAVSSQRSTIVLWDKNTGKTLCPVLTWQDGRGAEYANKVKMSQEEIHAKTGLYKTPFYSASKITWCLNNYPQAKKAAEEGALLIAPVATFVIWHLTGKKVFAVDPTLAQRTLLFNINTFTWDDDLIAAFNIPKNALPEIKNTVDNYGSYKGIPIKVCVGDQQSAAIGIGSEKEGDAIINYGTGAFLLVNTDKNLKSIPGLLTSVGPSTKTNPKNFMLEGPVNAASAIFQWLNSVGINFDLNDIDDIYQRSKNPVYFLPAFGGIGAPYWDFETPTVMAGFTTASKKEDIIAGGVNSLVFMLADIAFYIQKANVKIDNVKVSGGFAKNHSLLQFQADILNTKLTQTCENETTAMGAVCLMAKEDGVDVSSWEIFNAHRVINPQITALEAMDLYQKWHRFFDWCRSFKK from the coding sequence ATGAACACAGAAAAAAATTATCTTGTGCTGGACCAGGGGTCCAGCGGGTCGCGCGTTTTTATTGTAAACGCCGAGGGCAAAACACTCCATAAAAAATACCGGGAGCTTACCCCAAAACACTTAGGCCTTAACTTGGCCGAATACGACGGGGAGGAGCTTTTGCTCCAGCAATTTAACCTGCTTGAGGAAATAATGCAGCAAAATCCCGGCGGTAAAATAAAATCAATGGCGGTTTCCAGCCAGCGCTCGACAATAGTTTTGTGGGATAAAAATACTGGCAAAACCTTATGCCCCGTTTTAACCTGGCAAGACGGCCGCGGAGCCGAATACGCAAATAAAGTAAAAATGAGCCAGGAAGAAATTCACGCAAAAACGGGTTTATATAAAACGCCGTTTTATTCGGCTTCTAAAATAACATGGTGTTTAAATAACTATCCCCAGGCCAAAAAGGCGGCTGAGGAAGGCGCCCTTTTAATAGCGCCTGTGGCCACTTTTGTAATATGGCATCTGACTGGTAAAAAAGTTTTTGCGGTTGACCCTACTTTAGCGCAAAGAACGCTGCTTTTTAACATTAACACTTTTACCTGGGATGACGACCTTATTGCCGCTTTTAATATACCCAAAAATGCTTTGCCCGAAATAAAAAATACCGTTGATAATTACGGCAGTTATAAAGGAATACCGATAAAAGTATGCGTGGGGGACCAGCAGTCCGCCGCCATAGGCATAGGATCTGAAAAAGAAGGCGACGCTATTATAAACTACGGCACAGGCGCTTTTTTACTTGTTAACACGGATAAAAATTTAAAAAGTATACCGGGCCTTTTAACTTCTGTAGGGCCGTCCACAAAAACTAACCCGAAAAATTTTATGCTTGAAGGCCCCGTTAACGCGGCAAGCGCCATTTTCCAATGGCTTAACAGCGTAGGCATAAATTTTGATTTAAATGATATAGACGATATTTACCAAAGAAGCAAAAACCCCGTTTATTTCCTGCCAGCTTTCGGCGGAATAGGCGCGCCTTACTGGGATTTTGAAACGCCTACCGTAATGGCCGGGTTTACAACGGCAAGCAAAAAGGAAGATATTATAGCAGGCGGCGTTAACAGCCTTGTTTTTATGCTTGCCGACATCGCTTTTTACATTCAAAAAGCCAATGTAAAAATTGATAATGTTAAAGTATCGGGCGGGTTTGCAAAAAACCATTCTCTTTTGCAATTCCAGGCTGATATTTTAAACACAAAGCTCACCCAAACCTGCGAAAACGAAACCACCGCCATGGGCGCCGTATGTCTTATGGCTAAAGAAGACGGAGTTGACGTGTCTTCTTGGGAAATTTTTAACGCCCACAGGGTAATTAACCCTCAAATTACTGCGCTTGAAGCCATGGATTTATACCAAAAATGGCACCGTTTTTTTGACTGGTGCAGAAGTTTTAAAAAATAA
- a CDS encoding ankyrin repeat domain-containing protein — protein sequence MKKIYFLLILPLAVFSYAQAESQSNQMQYTAKDAKQMTEDPYKTYPGYLLGERDGVKGRYVYDTSLIRSVRAQNVDSVKTLLRARVDPNEKNDEGFTPLIKAAETGNLEIIQLLVEAGAEIDSPAQYGITPLMVAAAGGHHQVVSYLINKGASVHRQDVLLKTPLAHAAAGGNKKTVNILLKAGAKIEQKDKSGETPLVIALRTGNDGSAAALINANADLQAPAGRDVTADFLAESYAGSSQVQKAIKQKEKEAEKAAKAEAKKAAKEAKSDVSAVKADASKTKYIGTETTFKKAEDISFENNLRISGSTEDMKQYERPDAEMDEGLIIEKVQPIILEKKKN from the coding sequence ATGAAAAAAATATATTTTTTGTTAATTTTACCTTTAGCAGTATTTTCTTATGCCCAGGCGGAAAGCCAATCTAATCAAATGCAGTATACTGCTAAAGACGCTAAACAGATGACGGAAGATCCTTATAAAACCTATCCCGGTTATCTATTGGGTGAAAGGGATGGCGTAAAAGGCAGATACGTTTATGACACTTCTTTAATCCGTTCCGTAAGAGCGCAAAACGTTGACAGCGTAAAAACGCTTTTACGCGCCAGGGTTGACCCTAATGAAAAAAATGACGAAGGCTTTACCCCTTTGATAAAAGCGGCTGAAACAGGCAATTTGGAAATAATACAACTGCTTGTGGAAGCGGGCGCGGAAATTGATAGTCCGGCTCAATATGGCATAACGCCTTTAATGGTTGCCGCCGCCGGCGGGCACCACCAGGTTGTTTCTTATTTAATAAATAAAGGCGCAAGCGTGCACAGGCAGGACGTTTTGCTTAAAACGCCTCTTGCCCACGCCGCCGCCGGGGGCAATAAAAAGACGGTAAACATTCTTTTAAAAGCGGGCGCCAAAATTGAGCAAAAAGATAAAAGCGGTGAAACTCCTTTAGTTATAGCGCTTAGAACAGGCAACGATGGTTCCGCCGCCGCTTTAATAAATGCCAACGCTGACTTACAGGCTCCAGCGGGAAGAGATGTTACCGCTGATTTTTTAGCTGAAAGCTACGCTGGAAGTTCACAGGTGCAAAAAGCCATAAAGCAGAAAGAAAAAGAAGCTGAAAAAGCCGCTAAAGCGGAAGCTAAAAAGGCCGCTAAAGAAGCTAAATCCGACGTAAGCGCGGTTAAGGCGGACGCCTCTAAAACCAAATATATAGGTACGGAAACAACTTTTAAAAAAGCAGAGGATATTTCTTTTGAAAATAATCTCAGAATATCCGGCAGCACGGAGGATATGAAGCAATATGAAAGGCCCGACGCCGAGATGGACGAAGGTTTGATTATTGAAAAAGTGCAGCCCATAATTTTAGAAAAGAAGAAAAACTAA
- a CDS encoding indolepyruvate ferredoxin oxidoreductase subunit alpha, giving the protein MAHKIDGAVCINCGACEGTCPVSAISEQDGKRVIDPAVCIDCGACVSSCPVSCISA; this is encoded by the coding sequence ATGGCACATAAAATTGACGGTGCTGTTTGTATTAACTGCGGAGCTTGTGAAGGCACCTGTCCCGTAAGCGCGATTTCCGAACAGGACGGCAAAAGAGTAATTGACCCAGCCGTTTGCATTGATTGCGGCGCCTGCGTATCAAGCTGCCCCGTAAGCTGCATCTCAGCGTAA
- a CDS encoding FeoB small GTPase domain-containing protein produces MQANSEENIISLTEIRPDTNVTVHEITSQDPKLIKKFSSLGIIKGAHMVLKKSKSPMVLEVAGTKVALGRSMAEKVRVKFDVKKLVLVGNPNVGKSVIFTRLTGIKAVSSNFPGTTIALKHSTTGIGSEKVTVFDVPGIYNLEACSKADKEACEIVLKKDYDVMVCVLDAHHFERSLYFALEALALGKPTLFLINKYKSAKAKGITIDPRMVSKILKTPTVVVEGLSGEGFKTAAHAITKLLKNLTVFETPKIPATDEGKWKLIGEIVTKAQTLKHKHPSMLEMFAEWCTRPLTGLPIAAVILTICFFIIRFAGETAIDTLTPLYENYYLPFITSLFADKGMLTVILVGGGSENSFGILTDALQIALIDVMSYVIAFYAILEFLADLGYLPRLSVLLDSMLHKVGIHGYGAIPIIMGLGCKVPAVMGIRILESKREKFIALVLLLMLAPCISQSAMIITILSPHGLKYVAMVFGILLITGLASGAFLNKIMKGNPPDMFMEIPAWQMPKIKDWLIKVWYRIKEYLFDAVPLIIFGIFLINIAEMTGVLDWLAKVTQAPMQALFGLPGETSSVMLLGFLRKDVSIALLSPFNLTAAQLVTACVFMTMYVPCTATVFVMLKEAGIKQSVVIIAFTLAISTAVASAVHFLFLI; encoded by the coding sequence ATGCAAGCAAATTCAGAAGAAAATATAATATCCCTTACCGAAATAAGACCGGATACAAACGTTACAGTCCATGAAATAACCTCTCAAGATCCCAAGCTTATAAAAAAATTCTCCTCCTTAGGAATTATCAAAGGCGCGCATATGGTTTTAAAAAAATCCAAAAGCCCTATGGTGCTTGAAGTAGCGGGCACAAAAGTAGCTTTGGGCCGCTCAATGGCGGAAAAGGTGCGTGTGAAATTTGACGTAAAAAAACTTGTGCTTGTGGGCAATCCCAACGTGGGCAAAAGCGTTATTTTTACCCGTCTTACAGGGATTAAGGCGGTGTCCTCCAATTTCCCGGGCACAACTATAGCGTTAAAACACAGCACCACCGGTATCGGCAGTGAGAAAGTTACGGTTTTTGACGTACCCGGCATTTATAATTTGGAAGCCTGTAGCAAGGCCGATAAAGAAGCCTGTGAAATTGTTTTAAAAAAAGATTACGATGTTATGGTATGCGTGCTTGACGCACACCATTTTGAACGCTCTTTATACTTTGCGCTCGAAGCGCTGGCTTTAGGCAAACCTACTTTATTTTTAATTAACAAATATAAATCAGCAAAAGCAAAAGGTATTACAATTGACCCCAGAATGGTAAGCAAAATCCTTAAAACGCCTACTGTTGTTGTTGAAGGCTTAAGCGGCGAAGGATTTAAAACAGCCGCCCACGCTATAACAAAATTGCTTAAAAACCTTACCGTCTTTGAAACGCCAAAGATACCCGCCACAGACGAAGGGAAGTGGAAACTTATAGGCGAAATTGTTACAAAAGCACAAACTTTAAAACATAAACATCCTTCAATGTTGGAAATGTTTGCAGAATGGTGCACCCGCCCGTTAACGGGCCTTCCGATAGCGGCGGTAATATTAACAATATGTTTTTTTATAATACGCTTCGCGGGGGAAACCGCCATAGACACGCTAACCCCTTTATATGAAAACTATTATCTGCCGTTTATAACATCCCTCTTTGCGGATAAAGGAATGCTTACCGTTATTTTGGTAGGCGGCGGGTCGGAAAATTCTTTCGGCATATTAACGGACGCTCTGCAAATAGCTTTAATTGACGTTATGTCTTACGTTATCGCGTTTTACGCTATTTTGGAATTTTTGGCTGATTTGGGCTATTTACCCAGGCTTTCCGTTCTGCTTGACTCAATGCTTCATAAAGTGGGTATTCACGGTTACGGGGCAATACCTATAATAATGGGACTTGGATGTAAAGTTCCTGCGGTTATGGGCATAAGAATTTTGGAAAGCAAAAGAGAAAAGTTTATAGCCTTAGTTTTACTATTAATGCTTGCGCCCTGCATTTCCCAAAGCGCAATGATTATAACCATTCTTTCCCCCCACGGCTTAAAATATGTCGCTATGGTTTTTGGTATTTTACTTATTACGGGTTTAGCCTCGGGCGCGTTTTTAAATAAAATAATGAAAGGCAACCCGCCTGATATGTTTATGGAAATTCCTGCCTGGCAAATGCCTAAAATAAAGGACTGGCTGATAAAAGTATGGTACAGAATAAAAGAATATTTATTTGACGCCGTGCCTTTAATCATTTTCGGTATCTTTTTAATTAATATAGCGGAAATGACAGGCGTTTTGGACTGGCTTGCGAAAGTAACACAGGCCCCTATGCAGGCTTTGTTTGGTTTACCGGGTGAAACTTCTTCCGTAATGCTGCTTGGATTTTTAAGGAAAGACGTTTCTATTGCTCTTCTTTCGCCGTTTAACCTTACGGCGGCGCAACTTGTTACGGCCTGCGTGTTTATGACAATGTATGTGCCCTGCACTGCCACCGTTTTTGTTATGTTAAAAGAAGCGGGTATTAAGCAATCAGTAGTTATAATAGCTTTTACGCTTGCGATATCCACGGCTGTTGCTTCTGCGGTGCATTTTCTGTTTTTAATTTAA
- a CDS encoding D-Ala-D-Ala carboxypeptidase family metallohydrolase: protein MNDFELSKNFSFYELAKTDNKNFAESNIIEAAIYKDALYNLCADILERVYDMYAKKPLITSAFRCADLNKVLGGAPNSQHIKGEAADFILEEVSNEEIFLRLRNSNLFYGQLIWEKFGASSWIHISLGYPYRTKTRSLESFIIEDGAVKDFGKKQCL from the coding sequence GTGAACGATTTTGAATTAAGTAAAAACTTTTCTTTTTATGAACTGGCGAAAACCGATAATAAAAATTTTGCCGAATCTAACATTATAGAAGCCGCTATATATAAAGACGCGCTATACAATCTTTGCGCAGACATATTAGAACGGGTGTATGATATGTACGCTAAAAAACCGCTTATTACCTCGGCTTTCAGATGCGCAGATTTAAACAAAGTTTTGGGCGGCGCGCCTAACAGCCAGCATATAAAAGGCGAAGCGGCCGATTTTATTTTAGAAGAAGTTTCTAATGAGGAAATTTTTTTGCGTCTTAGAAATTCAAACCTTTTTTACGGCCAGCTTATATGGGAAAAATTTGGGGCCTCGTCTTGGATACATATAAGTTTAGGTTATCCGTATAGAACAAAAACAAGGTCTCTTGAAAGCTTTATTATAGAAGACGGCGCGGTTAAAGATTTTGGCAAGAAACAATGCTTATAA
- a CDS encoding phage head completion protein, producing MSFTSLLNKVCDIEISLQEQSLTTGEVKRAWQPFYKGIKCRLRTRSSAEKITGFSQYKHSTHVLYLEFLNIEEKTSRIIIEGKIYHITGQLNMGGGHEYLCLYLEVKE from the coding sequence ATGAGTTTTACTTCATTATTAAATAAAGTATGCGATATAGAGATTTCTTTGCAGGAGCAATCTCTAACCACGGGGGAAGTGAAACGAGCGTGGCAGCCTTTTTATAAAGGCATAAAATGCCGCCTTAGAACAAGAAGTTCGGCGGAAAAGATCACGGGCTTTTCACAATATAAACATTCAACCCATGTTTTATATCTCGAGTTTCTAAATATAGAGGAAAAAACCTCAAGAATAATTATAGAAGGCAAAATATATCATATAACCGGACAACTAAATATGGGCGGCGGGCACGAGTATTTATGCCTCTATCTGGAGGTAAAGGAATAA